One window of Triticum dicoccoides isolate Atlit2015 ecotype Zavitan chromosome 5A, WEW_v2.0, whole genome shotgun sequence genomic DNA carries:
- the LOC119297673 gene encoding uncharacterized protein LOC119297673: protein MSLAMEVEAIGQETIGAITMIEDGDDDEVLTSDDGGSYSHGEMMVTDDDEELFELDITFLRGDNEHGQDRHDTHGAGDGAHALMANCLLPVSSVSMAVPVTDSNTVSSYYAFSTYSSSRKSGISGGGKRRLGRAAADGRNSTWARFRLSSRGFATMGNFQR from the coding sequence ATGTCGTTAGCCATGGAAGTCGAGGCCATCGGCCAAGAAACCATCGGCGCAATCACGATGATCGAGGACGGCGACGATGACGAGGTGCTGACTAGCGACGACGGGGGCAGCTACAGTCACGGAGAGATGATGGTcaccgacgacgacgaggagctgtTCGAGCTCGACATCACCTTCCTCCGCGGCGACAACGAGCACGGCCAAGACCGACACGATACGCACGGCGCTGGTGATGGCGCCCATGCCCTGATGGCCAACTGCCTGCTGCCAGTGAGCTCGGTCAGCATGGCGGTGCCGGTCACGGACAGCAACACCGTCTCATCCTACTATGCCTTCTCCACGTACAGCAGCTCGAGGAAGTCCGGCATCAGCGGCGGTGGCAAGAGGAGGCTTGGGCGAGCAGCTGCTGACGGCCGCAATTCCACTTGGGCGAGGTTTCGCCTCTCGAGCAGGGGATTCGCAACCATGGGGAATTTTCAGAGATAG